The Hordeum vulgare subsp. vulgare chromosome 4H, MorexV3_pseudomolecules_assembly, whole genome shotgun sequence genomic interval TGTCAATGACTCAATGTGATGGTGGCGCAACAAAATCATCATGTCGCGGTAGTTTGTATCTTGGCAGCGCGGCTCGCGCGAGCTTGATAAAAGGGGTTTGAGGACGGACTGACGAACATTTTTAGGTGCTTGGCATGTGGGGCACTTCAGACTACAGAGTACAGAGAAACAAGCAAGTACGTTGAACAATTCAGGACCGTTTTTGGTGAGGAGCACCGGCGGCCAGAGTTCAACACTCGTGGGATTCTGTAACGTATTTGCACGGTGTTCTGTCAATGACTCAATGTGATGGTGGCGCAACAAAATCATCATGCCGCGGTAGTTTGTATCTTGGCAGCGCGGCTCGCGCGAGCTTGATAAAAGGGGTTTGAGGACGGACTGACGACGCTTGGAAGGGACACGTCGCCGCCGGTGTCGTCAACATCACGGAATACTCGCCGACGGCGACTGCGACGGGCGATGGGGTAGCGGCAGCAACAACTTGGCAGGAACTTGGTTCTACACGGCCATGAGCACCTCACCCTGGTACACGACGCAACAAGTTTTGACGCGAGAAGGCCAGACGAAAGACGTGATTTTGGCGCTAGTTTATTAGCAGCTCTCGCTAATTCAGGGTCGTTTGTTGACGAGTAGCAGAAGTCCGTTGGATGGGATGGAAAGTGAATGAATGGTTGATTTGTACATGTACTGCAGTTCTGCCGTGCCTGAAGGCACTGCAGACGAGCCGCGTCCGTCGGTGACGGGGACGACGACGTGGATGATGGagggggctcctagatttctgcatagtgctctccaattttagtattcaaagtaggagtactttttcaatttgagcattcaataagcaaaacaaaaTCGTAAAAAAAAATTTGGCCCCCCAAAAttcctctctctctgttaaaAAAAATGGGTTTGTGTAGCGGATATTTGATCTGCTGTTGTGGTCAAGAAAGTAAGAATCTtatcccgcaaaaaaaaaaaagagtaaGTAAGAATCTTGGATCGTTTTCATGCTGAGCCATgaaccatggaacaagatgtgaacGAGTGGCTCGCGGCCCAGGCGGGCGTGGCCACGAACGAGGTCCCTGATCCCAACGACGCCCACACGTTTTTTATCCACTTCACCGGAGCAACTCGATCGGCCATGTGCAACTGGATCGCCCGGGTCACGGGGAAGGACCAGCCCAGCCGAAGATTAACGGCCAAGTGACGGGAAAAAGGACCGGACCGGATGCATCCCCTGTCGACGCAACGCCTGGCGCCCGTCCCCAGCGCCAGCGCCAACCACCAACGCGCGCTTCTCCCGCCGTCGCCTCTGCTGCTTCGGCCACGGACCACCAACACCAGGTCCTCGTCGTCCGCCAGATCGGCACCGCGCGCCATCTCGCCCGTCACCCCAACCACCGCAGCCACCGACGACCCGGACGCCGGCACGCATTCAGGTCAGTTGCCACTTGCCAGCCACCACCATGAACTAGCTCATGTCTTTTGACTGACACTGAGACTTGGTACGTGGGTGCGTGCGCAGATAAGTGGGCGGAGTTCGCGGCGCGGGTGTCGGGCGAGTGGGACGGCTTCGGCGCGGACTTCACGGTGGCCGGCGAGCCGGTGGAGCTGCCGGCGAACGTGGTCCCGGACGCGTACCGCGAGTGGGGGGTGCAGGTGTTGGACTGGCAGACGCAGTGCCCCACGCTGGCCGACCCGGCCGCGCCGGGCGCGCTCCACTACCGCCTCGTCCGCCTCCTCCCCACCGTCGGCTGCGAGGCCGACGCCGCCACCGTGCACACCTCGCACCAGCGCCacgcctcctccgccaccgccttcgCCTACGCCGGCGAGGGGGGCTCCTACGTGGCCACGTGGCCCAAGGGCCCGGCGGCCGTGCTGGAGGTGGAGCACTGCATCTGCCACCCGGACAACGCCGAGGTGCGGGTCAGGCTGGTGCAGACG includes:
- the LOC123449799 gene encoding uncharacterized protein LOC123449799 gives rise to the protein MHPLSTQRLAPVPSASANHQRALLPPSPLLLRPRTTNTRSSSSARSAPRAISPVTPTTAATDDPDAGTHSDKWAEFAARVSGEWDGFGADFTVAGEPVELPANVVPDAYREWGVQVLDWQTQCPTLADPAAPGALHYRLVRLLPTVGCEADAATVHTSHQRHASSATAFAYAGEGGSYVATWPKGPAAVLEVEHCICHPDNAEVRVRLVQTVALAKDAARLRGLKVFSEQWYGPYRNGDQLGGCALRESAFAAGERLAASAVAGQWESTSRSSGALDPVTGKLAGLEPDHEPRRTARDGAGGVTLLPKQLWSSLKVSGDGDVVCEVGWLLGHGSAVTSTCVLSRDGDVKEIAAAQETRVSEAT